The region TTACTGTTTCCATAGGAGTTACCTCGGATGCCGGGGGCTCCCTTTCAAATATGATCAGTCGCGCCGATGATCTGCTCTACGAGGCCAAGACATCCGGTCGTAACAGGGTGCTTTCTTCCTGACAGAGATTTATCTGGATTGATGATTAAGGCCTCGGTTCTTATGGGAACCGAGGCTTTTCTGTTTAGAATAGTCTTTAAATAAGAAGCATAGTGGGGTATACTACTAACATTGCTCGAAACGCCATGAAGGTGGCAAAGAAAGGGGGAGACTATGCTGTCCAAGGAAAAATTTTTTAGCACCGGTGAAATTGTTAATCTTGCTGAACAGGCTGTCTATGAAGAGTTGAAGGCACTGATTAAAAGGGCTGACATTGAATTCTGCCAGTGCGACAAGTGTCTTTTCGATATTGTCTGTGTTGTTTTGAATAAAATGCCAAGCCTCTATTCATCCAGCATCGCGGATCGGGCGTACCCCAGCTCCGGCTTCAAGGCTGATTATGAAAAACTTAAGGCTTTGGCCGCCACTGAATTGCCCATAGCTATCAATCAGATCAAAAATAGACTGCATCATTAGTTTCGTATCCTGTTCTCTGCAATAATTTACTTTTTTTTAACATGAGAATCGGTTAGTGTCTCAATGCTTTTATATAGGGATACAGGCATGATTGTTGCCTTCAGAGCAGCCGTCGGTTTTTTAAATATTATTCAGGGGGAAGTTCGTGAATTTCTTTTTTCGTGAGGTTACCGGGCGGAAGAATTGTGCCGCATTGCTTTTTATCATGTTATTAGTCTCCTTTTTATTGGCAGGGTGTTTTGATGAAGGTAAAAAGGAACAAGATGCGGCAAAACCTACTCCTGTTAAAGTTATAAAAATAGATGAGCAGTCCTTTCCGGTTATGGGCGAGTATGTGGCCCAGATTCAGGCTCTTAAAACCGTTGAAATAAAGGCCCGCGTACAGGGACATCTTAAACAGAGGCTTTTCACCGAAGGTGACCCGGTCAAAGAAGGTCAGCTCCTTTTTGTCATTGACCCGCGTCCTTATGAGGAAGCTTTAAAAAGATCCCAGGCGGAACTGGCCAGCGCAAAAGCCTCTCTCGCAAAGGCCAGCAAAGACTATAAACGGTTTAAGGCCCTTTTCGATCAGGGGGCGGTCAGCCGTGAGGAGTTCGATTCTAAAATCACCGACAAACAGGTTCTGGAAGCCAATGTGAGCAATGCCAAGGCTGAGGTTGGAGAGGCAAAGTTGAATTTAGGCTTTACCCGCATAACATCTCCAATGGACGGTATGATCGGACGTACTCATGTCGACCCCGGTACTCTGGTTGCAGCGGAGTCAACTGTACTGGCAACTGTTTCAGCGGTTGATCCGGTTTATGTAAATTTCAGTATTCCCGAAAAAGAATATCTTGTGGCTATCCGTGATATTGAAGCCAGAAAAAAGGCAGGCAAGCCGGATAGACCCAGTGCTTTGCGTATGATTTTGGCCGACGGAGGCTACTACGATTATAACGGCACCTTTAATATGGCCGACAGGGCTGTTGATTCCTCTACCGGTACGCTGGGTATCAGGGCGAAGTTCCCCAATCCAGAGAGAATCCTGCGTGACGGTCAGTATGCCAAGGTAGTGGCAAAGCTTAAGGATTATCCTCATGCACTTGTGGTCCCCACAAGATCCATGCTGGATGTGCAGGGACGTAAATCCTTATTAGCCGTCGTCAACGGTACTGTTGTCGAAAAACCGGTAACAATTGACTATTCGGATGATCAAAATGCTGTGATAAAAACAGGAATACAATCTGGAACCATGATTATCGTCGACGGTGTAAACAGAATTCGTCCCGGAACTTCGGTTGTCCCAGAGATTCTTAAAAATCCATCCGAAGTAACCAAAGAGTAATCCCTTTTTAAAAGTAAATCTCCCCGCATATGCGGGGAGATAATTTTTGCAGGAAGCAGTCATGGTCAATTTTTTTATCGACAGACCCATTTTTTCGTCCGTTATTTCCATCATTATCACAATGGTGGGCTTACTGAGTATTTTTACTCTGCCTATTGCGCAATACCCTGAAATCGCACCCCCTACAGTACAGATTTCCGCCCAGTATACCGGTGCCAGCGCGGGGGTTGTGGAAGAAACCGTTGCGGCCCCTATCGAGGAGCAGGTCAACGGCGCGCAGGACATGCTTTATATGAGTTCCATCAGCTCGAATGACGGACGTATGGTCCTCAATGTTACCTTTGATCTCGGGCGAGATCTGGAACTTGCCACTGTTGATGTTCAGAACAGGGTCAGTCTGGCTACTCCCCAGCTCCCTTCAGACGTGACCAAGTCCGGTGTCAGTGTTAAAAAGCAGTCCTCCAGTATGATCTGCGTGATCAGTCTTCTTTCGCCTGACGGAACATTCGATTCCCTTTTCTTGAACAACTACGCCAAGATCAATCTTTTCGATGCTGTTTCCCGTATCCCCGGTGTGGGGAGTGTCTCCCTTTTCGGTGATCAGGATTACGGCATGCGCATCTGGCTTGACCCGGATAAAATGGCCCGGATGGCAATCACTGCCGATGATGTTATTTCAGCGGTACAGAAGCAGAATCTGCAGGCCCCGGCAGGGCAGGTGGGGCAGCCTCCGGCTTCAGCCGGACAGCAGTTTCAGTTGACTGTGCGGGTTAAGGGACGGCTTAGCGAACCGGAAGAGTTCGGTAATATTATTATCAAATCCAAGCCGGACGGGAGTAATGTCCGCATCCGCGATGTGGCCCGTGTTAAAATGGGTTCAAAATCCTACTCCGCCTTTGGCCGTCAGGGTGAAATCGACTCCGCAATGCTGCTGATTTATCAGCTCCCCGGAGCTAACGCCCTTGATATTGTGGAGAATGTCCGCTCTACCATGAAACAGCTTTCCGCTGAGTTTCCCACCGGGATGAAGTATGACATTCCCTATGATACCACCCTGTTCGTCACAGCTTCAATTGATGAAGTTTTGGATACCCTTTATGAGGCCATGGCGCTGGTCTTCATCGTTGTTTTTATCTTTTTGCAGAATCTGCGGGCGACCATTGTTCCCATGGTCGCAGTACCGGTATCACTGATTGGTACTTTCGCATTCTTTCAGGTTCTCGGTTTTTCCATCAATACCCTGACCTTGTTCGGTATGGTTTTGGCCATCGGTATTGTTGTTGACGATGCCATCGTTGTTGTTGAGGCGGTGCAGGCCAAGATTGATGAGAAAGGCTTGGATTCCAAGACGGCCACTAAGGAGGCCATGAAAGAAGTTTCCGGGCCTATTATGGCGACTACCGCAGTACTTATCGCCGTATTCGTACCCGTTGCCTTCATGGGGGGGATTACCGGACAGCTTTATAAACAGTTTGCGTTGACCCTTGCGGTTTCGGTAGCCATCTCGTCCATCAACGCTTTGACATTTTCTCCGGCCATGTCGGCTCTGGTGCTGCGTCCGCAAAAGAAGATGCGCGGTCCGCTGGGATGGTTTTTTGAAAAGTTCAATAAATATTTCAGCAAAGTTACTTCCGGCTATACTCTCGGGGTCCGGCTGATTATCCGTAAGTCAATAATTGCGCTGGGTATTTTCGGGATATTGCTGTTCGGGGCATACACACTGTTCAAAACAGTTCCCACCGGCTTCGTTCCCAACGAAGATCAGGGGTATTTCATGATAAATGTGCAGCTGCCTGAAGGAGCTTCACTTGAACGCTCCGATGCCGCCGTTCATAAGGTCGAGGAAATCCTCAAGAATGAACCGGGGGTTGAAACATATTTTGCTCTGGGTGGATTTAACCTGATAACCGGGGCATATTCTTCATACACGTCGACTCTGTTCGCTTCACTTACACCGTGGGATGAGCGTACTGATCCGCAACTGCATGTAAATGCTATTCTGCGTAAAGTGCAGCAGAAAGTTATGGAGATTCAGGAAGCCAGAATTATCTGCTTCAATCCCCCGCCGATTAACGGTATCGGTTCTACCGGAGGATTGCAGTTTGAGTTGCAGGACCGCTCCGGAGGAACGGTTGAGGAACTGTCTCAAGTGGCGCAGGATTACATGGCCGAACTTCGTAAGCGTCCAGAATTAACAGGTATATTCTCCACCTTCAGCGCGAATGTCCCCCAGCTGTTTGTTAATGTGGATCGTGATAAGGTCAGCAAGCTTGGTATTCCGCTTAACGAGGTCTTTACCGCTATGCAGACTTTTCTCGGCGGTTATTACATTAACGATTTCAATAAATATGGCAGGACCTACCGGGTCTTGGCTCAGGCTGACTCTCAATTCAGAACCAGCCCGGGCGATGTCTCTAAATTCTATGTGCGTGGTGATACGGGAAAGATGATTCCCCTATCCACATTGGTTAGCCAGAAAAAAATATTCGGCCCGGAATATATACAGCGTTACAACTTGTTCCGGACCATTGAGATTACCGCCGCAAATGCTCCCGGATACAGTACCGGGCAGGCTATGGCGATAATGGAAAAGGTGGCTCGTGACACTCTGCCCAGAGGTTACGGATTTGACTGGACCAACATAGCGTTTCAGGAAAAGAAATCCGGTGGGGAAATTATCGTTATTTTTGCCCTTGCAGTTATGATGGTTTTTCTTGTGCTGGCTGCTCAGTATGAAAGCTGGATTATCCCGCTGGCGATTGTGTTCGCAGTTCCACTGGGTGTGTTCGGTGCAATTACCGGTCAGTTCCTGCGAGGGCTGGATAACAATGTCTATGCCCAGATCGGATTGATCATGCTGGTTGGACTTGCGGCTAAGAATGCAATTTTGATTGTGGAATTCGCTAAAGAAAAATATGAGCATGGCGCTACCCTTGTGGATGCTGCCGTGCAGGCGGCACATCAGCGTTTCCGTCCTATCCTGATGACTTCCTTCGCGTTTATCCTGGGGGTTGTTCCTCTGGTTATCGCTCAGGGAGCCGGATCGGCCAGTCGCCATGCTCTGGGTACTTCCGTTTTTTCGGGAATGATTGCGGCCACTCTTTTGGGAGTCGTCTTTGTGCCGCTCTTTTATGTGGTTCTGGCACGGTTACAAGTTGGCCGTAAGCATGAGGATAAGCCTGATTCCAGTGATGAGTAATCCGCTCTAAGTTGTATAATTGAAATCGCCCTGCTGAAAATTCGGCAGGGCGATTTTTTTATACGGAGGAATCAGAGAATTTGTTCTTAATGAGAGGATCTTTCCGGTACAGAATAAATGAAATAGTACGCCCAGAAGGAGCAGGTTACTCCGATGAAACATCCGAAGATAACGTCTGCGGGATAATGTTTACCAGCAATAACCCGGCTTATACCGACCAGTACAGCCAGCAAAAGCGGGATATATTTTTTACGGGGTAAAAGCAGTGCCAGGGAAGCGGTCAGCGAAAAAATGCGCAAGGTATGTCCTGACGGAAATGAATTCTGCAGATATTTATCGGAAAACCAGGTGAACCCGTAAGATCCGTCTTCAAAGAACATTGGCGGACGGCAGCGGCCGAAGAACCATTTAAGTTCATCACCGATGAGCATGGCGGATAAGGTCGAAAGCGCAACAAGCAGCAGTGCTTTGCTCCTTTTACCAAATCCATTGCACAGTCCGTCCACGGCTCCGCCTATAAGAGCGAAAAATGAAATTGTTTGAATTACATGCTTTGAAGCGAGGTCACTGATTAACTTACTAAGAGTGACCGCGAAAGTTCCTTTCAGGGTGTGAGCCGCTTTGGCTATGGGCAGGTCCAACGACTGGTAAAAAAGAATAACCAGCAGCAGAGTGGCAACTCCTCCCGCAAGTGTGTAAAAGCTGAGTTGTTTCGTAGTCATGTTCATGCAGAAATATTGGTTTAGTTGTTAACACGGGGGCATATGTTTTGTGTCAACATATTATCGGATGGAGTAAGCGGGAGTTCCACGTAAAAATTGGTCCCATCCTCTAATGATGAATCAAACCAGACCCGTCCGCGAAGGTAATTCTCGGTAAACATTTTTACGCTGTATGTACCTAGTCCCCGACCGGAGCCTTTAGTGGAAAACGAGCGCTTAAATATCTGGTGGGCCACAGTCATGGGGAGTGAACCTTGGTTTGATATAGTGAAAAGGGCCCTGCCGTTTTTCTCACATGCTTCCACTTTTATAGATCCATTGGGGTGGGATGCCTCGACAGCATTTTTTACCAGATTTTCAATAATACGGTAGAGAATTCGCTTATCAGTAGTTAGCGAAAACTTGCTGACTTTTGAATTGATAGAAACATTTTTACCTTTCCCCAACTGGCTGGTGTTGTAGAAAGTACATATTGATTCAATGAATTTAACCACGTCCACAGGCTCATTGTACAGCTCAAGCTTTTTAGTCTCTGCGGAAAGAAATAACCGGTGGGCATTGATCTCATTTGCCATGTAATGAGAACGTTCCACTATCATTTCAGCCAGCTCTTGCTGTTCTGGTCTTACTGCTTCGCTTCTTAGCAATGTACCTGCATTGGCGATTCCGTTTATCGCGTTCAGCAGGTCGTGCAGAAAGACTCTTTCCATCATTTCTTTATGTTTTTTGTCTGAAATATCAGCCAGGTGAATTATGTAGTACTGTTCCTCTCCTATATCTATTGGTGAGGCATTGACTCTGAATGTATATGCTTTGACTTTGTTATCCACATTAGCCAGCAGCATGCATTCCTCTTCACTTTTTTGTCCGGTCATTGCCGTTTGTATGGCTTGCAGGGCTCCGCATTGGAGGCAGGAGGGTGAGTCTCCGCAATAGTTTTTTTGGGAGTTGCAGCAGCGGAGCAGA is a window of Maridesulfovibrio sp. DNA encoding:
- a CDS encoding late competence development ComFB family protein; translated protein: MLSKEKFFSTGEIVNLAEQAVYEELKALIKRADIEFCQCDKCLFDIVCVVLNKMPSLYSSSIADRAYPSSGFKADYEKLKALAATELPIAINQIKNRLHH
- a CDS encoding efflux RND transporter periplasmic adaptor subunit — translated: MNFFFREVTGRKNCAALLFIMLLVSFLLAGCFDEGKKEQDAAKPTPVKVIKIDEQSFPVMGEYVAQIQALKTVEIKARVQGHLKQRLFTEGDPVKEGQLLFVIDPRPYEEALKRSQAELASAKASLAKASKDYKRFKALFDQGAVSREEFDSKITDKQVLEANVSNAKAEVGEAKLNLGFTRITSPMDGMIGRTHVDPGTLVAAESTVLATVSAVDPVYVNFSIPEKEYLVAIRDIEARKKAGKPDRPSALRMILADGGYYDYNGTFNMADRAVDSSTGTLGIRAKFPNPERILRDGQYAKVVAKLKDYPHALVVPTRSMLDVQGRKSLLAVVNGTVVEKPVTIDYSDDQNAVIKTGIQSGTMIIVDGVNRIRPGTSVVPEILKNPSEVTKE
- a CDS encoding multidrug efflux RND transporter permease subunit; this encodes MVNFFIDRPIFSSVISIIITMVGLLSIFTLPIAQYPEIAPPTVQISAQYTGASAGVVEETVAAPIEEQVNGAQDMLYMSSISSNDGRMVLNVTFDLGRDLELATVDVQNRVSLATPQLPSDVTKSGVSVKKQSSSMICVISLLSPDGTFDSLFLNNYAKINLFDAVSRIPGVGSVSLFGDQDYGMRIWLDPDKMARMAITADDVISAVQKQNLQAPAGQVGQPPASAGQQFQLTVRVKGRLSEPEEFGNIIIKSKPDGSNVRIRDVARVKMGSKSYSAFGRQGEIDSAMLLIYQLPGANALDIVENVRSTMKQLSAEFPTGMKYDIPYDTTLFVTASIDEVLDTLYEAMALVFIVVFIFLQNLRATIVPMVAVPVSLIGTFAFFQVLGFSINTLTLFGMVLAIGIVVDDAIVVVEAVQAKIDEKGLDSKTATKEAMKEVSGPIMATTAVLIAVFVPVAFMGGITGQLYKQFALTLAVSVAISSINALTFSPAMSALVLRPQKKMRGPLGWFFEKFNKYFSKVTSGYTLGVRLIIRKSIIALGIFGILLFGAYTLFKTVPTGFVPNEDQGYFMINVQLPEGASLERSDAAVHKVEEILKNEPGVETYFALGGFNLITGAYSSYTSTLFASLTPWDERTDPQLHVNAILRKVQQKVMEIQEARIICFNPPPINGIGSTGGLQFELQDRSGGTVEELSQVAQDYMAELRKRPELTGIFSTFSANVPQLFVNVDRDKVSKLGIPLNEVFTAMQTFLGGYYINDFNKYGRTYRVLAQADSQFRTSPGDVSKFYVRGDTGKMIPLSTLVSQKKIFGPEYIQRYNLFRTIEITAANAPGYSTGQAMAIMEKVARDTLPRGYGFDWTNIAFQEKKSGGEIIVIFALAVMMVFLVLAAQYESWIIPLAIVFAVPLGVFGAITGQFLRGLDNNVYAQIGLIMLVGLAAKNAILIVEFAKEKYEHGATLVDAAVQAAHQRFRPILMTSFAFILGVVPLVIAQGAGSASRHALGTSVFSGMIAATLLGVVFVPLFYVVLARLQVGRKHEDKPDSSDE
- a CDS encoding phosphatase PAP2 family protein, which encodes MTTKQLSFYTLAGGVATLLLVILFYQSLDLPIAKAAHTLKGTFAVTLSKLISDLASKHVIQTISFFALIGGAVDGLCNGFGKRSKALLLVALSTLSAMLIGDELKWFFGRCRPPMFFEDGSYGFTWFSDKYLQNSFPSGHTLRIFSLTASLALLLPRKKYIPLLLAVLVGISRVIAGKHYPADVIFGCFIGVTCSFWAYYFIYSVPERSSH
- a CDS encoding ATP-binding protein, giving the protein MKEVSNTQNIPGNNHNPCTPEIMAQHSRINSELASEFIDSVPSPCFILNRDRRIVSYNTALTEAVGEKDVNMILGRRPGDLLRCCNSQKNYCGDSPSCLQCGALQAIQTAMTGQKSEEECMLLANVDNKVKAYTFRVNASPIDIGEEQYYIIHLADISDKKHKEMMERVFLHDLLNAINGIANAGTLLRSEAVRPEQQELAEMIVERSHYMANEINAHRLFLSAETKKLELYNEPVDVVKFIESICTFYNTSQLGKGKNVSINSKVSKFSLTTDKRILYRIIENLVKNAVEASHPNGSIKVEACEKNGRALFTISNQGSLPMTVAHQIFKRSFSTKGSGRGLGTYSVKMFTENYLRGRVWFDSSLEDGTNFYVELPLTPSDNMLTQNICPRVNN